One genomic segment of Actinoplanes ianthinogenes includes these proteins:
- a CDS encoding DUF1990 family protein translates to MRGLTELATAELTYQQVGATRDDALPAGYDRVRRDVVVGHGREAFNRAAAGVFDWRMHREAGLAPISSAERATPGAVVVLRAGLGPVRLTIPCRVVYTVVEDRRRGFAYGTLPGHPERGEEAFLVELAADGAVWIRIRAFSRPASLPARAGGPLTRLAQRYATNRYVAAARRLSR, encoded by the coding sequence GTGCGAGGTCTCACCGAACTGGCCACCGCCGAGCTGACCTATCAGCAGGTCGGAGCCACCCGCGACGACGCGCTACCGGCCGGCTACGACCGTGTCCGGCGCGATGTCGTGGTGGGGCACGGCAGGGAGGCCTTCAACCGCGCCGCCGCCGGAGTGTTCGACTGGCGGATGCACCGGGAGGCGGGGCTGGCGCCCATCAGTTCCGCCGAGCGGGCCACACCCGGCGCCGTCGTGGTGCTGCGAGCCGGACTCGGGCCGGTACGCCTCACCATTCCCTGCCGGGTCGTCTACACCGTGGTGGAGGACCGCCGGCGCGGGTTCGCCTACGGGACACTGCCGGGGCATCCGGAGCGGGGCGAGGAGGCGTTCCTGGTGGAGCTGGCGGCCGACGGGGCGGTCTGGATCCGGATCCGCGCGTTCAGCCGGCCCGCCTCGCTGCCGGCCCGGGCCGGTGGGCCGCTGACCAGGCTCGCCCAGCGTTACGCGACGAATCGCTACGTGGCCGCGGCCCGGCGGCTCAGCCGGTAG
- a CDS encoding Appr-1-p processing protein: MGVFAGGSIARVRPLRIIKGDATSPQAKGPKIVAHVCNDLGGWGKGFVLALSRRWPEPERAYRQWHRERAGNDFGLGATQLVQVRPDVWVANMVAQRGTRHGSGGPPIRYPAVADCLSTVAGHAARLDASVHLPRIGCGLAGGRWERIEPLIVAALCERDIATTVYDHA, translated from the coding sequence ATGGGGGTCTTCGCGGGTGGCAGCATCGCCCGGGTGCGGCCGCTGCGGATCATCAAAGGGGACGCGACGAGTCCGCAGGCCAAGGGGCCGAAGATCGTCGCGCATGTGTGCAACGACCTCGGTGGGTGGGGCAAGGGGTTCGTGCTGGCGCTCTCCCGGCGGTGGCCGGAGCCGGAGCGGGCCTATCGGCAGTGGCACCGGGAGCGGGCCGGGAACGACTTCGGGCTCGGGGCCACGCAGCTGGTGCAGGTGCGCCCGGACGTCTGGGTGGCGAACATGGTCGCGCAGCGGGGGACCCGGCACGGGTCCGGTGGGCCGCCGATCCGGTATCCCGCGGTCGCCGACTGTCTGAGCACGGTCGCCGGGCACGCGGCGCGACTGGACGCGTCGGTGCATCTGCCGCGGATCGGGTGCGGGCTGGCCGGGGGTCGCTGGGAGCGGATCGAACCGCTGATCGTGGCGGCGCTGTGTGAGCGGGACATCGCCACGACGGTGTACGACCACGCTTGA
- a CDS encoding MerR family transcriptional regulator produces the protein MLIGEVARRSGVSARMLRHYDSLGLVRPTGRTVGNYREYTPEDVRRIFHVEGLRSLGLSLRQIGRALDDPGFTPAALVGDLIRKTEERLAREHELLDRLRAVDAADPGGWQDVARLVDLLHGLGSPHAERRQQAVLAPAEHAPAPAELLARAVLTEADPNVAGALSWALARAGPDGVAGLATGARSADVDVRRRAVLALAKLPGDEATALLTDTLGDADAVIRQRAALALGARGVDAAVPTLLGMVAGGPNDVEAAELLGALAGDPARADRIMGSLTAELGAATDPAVRLRLTQALAEMPGALALDTLRTLVDDADRPVALLASALVRALAERSDPRAPGASPRAPAD, from the coding sequence GTGCTGATCGGTGAGGTGGCGCGGCGGTCCGGGGTGAGTGCCCGGATGCTGCGCCACTACGACTCGCTCGGGCTCGTACGCCCGACCGGGCGGACCGTGGGCAACTATCGGGAGTATACGCCCGAGGACGTGCGGCGGATCTTCCACGTGGAGGGGCTGCGCTCGCTGGGGCTGTCGCTGCGGCAGATCGGCCGGGCGCTCGACGATCCCGGGTTCACGCCGGCCGCGCTGGTCGGCGACCTGATCCGGAAGACCGAGGAGCGGCTCGCCCGGGAGCACGAGCTTCTCGACCGGCTCCGGGCGGTCGACGCGGCCGATCCCGGCGGCTGGCAGGACGTCGCGCGCCTGGTCGACCTGCTGCACGGGCTCGGATCCCCGCACGCCGAGCGGCGGCAGCAGGCCGTGCTGGCGCCGGCCGAGCACGCGCCGGCCCCGGCCGAGCTGCTGGCCAGGGCGGTGCTCACGGAAGCCGACCCGAACGTGGCCGGGGCGCTGAGCTGGGCCCTGGCCCGGGCCGGCCCGGACGGGGTGGCCGGCCTGGCCACCGGCGCGCGGTCGGCCGATGTCGACGTGCGCCGGCGCGCCGTGCTGGCCCTCGCCAAGCTGCCCGGGGACGAGGCGACCGCGCTGCTCACCGACACCCTCGGTGACGCCGACGCGGTCATCCGCCAGCGGGCCGCGCTCGCCCTGGGCGCGCGGGGCGTCGACGCCGCCGTGCCGACGCTGCTCGGCATGGTGGCCGGCGGCCCCAACGACGTCGAGGCCGCCGAACTGCTCGGCGCGCTCGCCGGGGACCCGGCCCGGGCCGACCGGATCATGGGTTCGCTCACCGCCGAACTCGGCGCCGCCACGGACCCGGCCGTCCGCCTGCGGCTGACCCAGGCCCTCGCCGAGATGCCCGGCGCCCTCGCGCTGGACACGCTGCGCACGCTGGTCGACGACGCCGATCGACCGGTGGCCCTCCTGGCGTCGGCCCTGGTCCGGGCGTTGGCGGAGAGGAGCGACCCACGCGCACCCGGCGCGAGCCCGCGTGCACCGGCTGACTGA
- a CDS encoding ABC transporter permease, with amino-acid sequence MRKSATWRFWIETGLAAVSLLALVLTLVWEDWIELLTGVDPDHHSGSLEMLIALGFAAVTIAFALLARRERQRLRRLSTAG; translated from the coding sequence ATGAGAAAGAGTGCCACCTGGCGGTTCTGGATCGAGACCGGGCTCGCGGCGGTCAGCCTCCTCGCGCTGGTGCTGACGCTGGTCTGGGAGGACTGGATCGAACTGCTGACCGGGGTTGACCCGGACCATCACAGCGGGTCGCTGGAGATGCTGATCGCGCTCGGCTTCGCGGCCGTGACGATCGCGTTCGCTCTGCTCGCGCGCCGGGAACGGCAGCGGTTGCGGCGGCTTTCGACCGCCGGTTGA
- a CDS encoding DUF3320 domain-containing protein, whose protein sequence is MRPDDAEGQPVPPGDDARAALAAWRDGLADPGAADRLIDLPRAGADLVEITGPAADTVTDRLRRGRDWSFGPGTADRLETELPADTLQTLLRHLRRHAHQESLDRGEDTLHLATGLLHWTDADGAGHASPLLLTPVELVALGPGEVPRLRAATGDPVLNPVLARRLGERGVVLTDDLDELRRRIAAHQGWRIADAVVLARFDLAAEAIRADLTEHEDTILAHPVVRALAAEDGDLLFTPGDAGQLDEDEPPLLLDADGDQRACVAAALAGHSFVVDGPPGTGKSQTVANMIGALAHAGKRVLFVSETASALDVVQHRLAAAGLGNYLLDLHGPRAGRRHVAASLAAALEAVPLPSPGMDEVDRHTLRERRAALTAYAEAVNEPREPLGCSVHEIIGRYARLSGVPESPAPALQPLALTEATLDRIRAAAGRLSRAWRPATERSGFRWREVMEKAPLGAALEEAQLTLDALTEATDAYTPLATAFHVRLPADAAELADLVEHAARRPAAVADSWLTAASLRPVREAAESLAALLAEVRAAEDQARARTGLSPAKLAEQTVAELPAQPELDPPAVDLAPLTAAAAKVLAGRFAADADELEHQQRNLDRITARLGLPEVVSFSDVELVTVIAELGNRPDKPEPAWFGPGAQANVHAAAAALRRHVEAVAAARAQAREYFTEAVLHEPVEDLAERFATVHRGMRRFLSGHRWDRETVAALAEPGVSVDEAVAHLPLAVAWRRANEGLLAAERQNAPLLGRYWKRLDTDFLAIGRALETVGEVLRVTPPEALPGISEYVCNRGGDTELLRAVTEARDVFRHWRSTLQAAPEAAARPELGHGTLAAAIGWLRAQVGPLGAVAEAVGQLSEVAGRELDMAAAAEIAAVRERVVAAARALAEAEPGFQAVLGSSRDLRGMDQALDWAARARTLRSGTDAALTAEQAAALHVEKNADMRTLIAMWQEARQRIIDAFGPARQVRLATTLDRFETARDLLRDLREDETGQREWFDYLAAREVLAEHGLDTVVDYCADHGLDVGKLIPVIERTVYKAWADAVVAADERLEPLAALERNELVEEFRRLDAELVQDAAGTIIEAVNARRPEVTADGAPALIRAEGLKQDGHLPVRELLGRTWETAAALKPCFVMPPAAVSRYLPADQRFDVVIIDEASRVTPAAAVACAYRGRSLIVIGDDCQLPPAGGRPSVLVVANDCAAFTRLGLTGHYRSRHESLISFANHTFYQDRLVTFPSAHPAGPDLGLELLPAVDAPVEAALVAERVAHHFTTRPTLSLGVVTLTAGQADAVADAVETVLGARPDLERFLADDPLTGFFVKPADAAQGDERDVIILSTGPDLAAAGGPTGGRRLDVAITRARQRVEVVTAIPESRREDAADEGERRLAAYLNHLDPHAEKPDLSPLAEAVAATVEGWGFEVTRQVGAGRYRVEIGVRHTSLDAYALGIQCDGPAYAEIPVASDRDRLREQVLHTLGWHLHRVWSVAWHHDRPEEEARLRAAIENALAVPDVFAEPELELVTRPAQRPEWALPYQRAELEPLPPSARVNDRLAGDLLIRTVERIAEVEGPVHLAVLIRRIRDAWGISRVTQPIRQAIEAALRESRAIFDGTFVTAADAPIPAVRVPGDGVTRKPEQVAESELQLALEYLVLDAGLVESEDLLAAAARLFGWTANKAGAARLAAMLDDLVAGERLIAHRNGLIAAPENDLLDLPDPASLPHRGDTAEKNLLRTPEAARQSAD, encoded by the coding sequence ATGCGGCCGGATGATGCAGAAGGACAGCCCGTCCCGCCGGGCGACGACGCCCGGGCGGCCCTCGCCGCCTGGCGGGACGGCCTCGCCGACCCGGGCGCCGCCGATCGGCTGATCGACCTGCCGCGGGCCGGCGCCGACCTGGTGGAGATCACCGGGCCGGCCGCGGACACCGTCACCGACCGGCTGCGCCGCGGCCGGGACTGGTCGTTCGGGCCGGGCACGGCCGATCGGCTGGAGACCGAGCTGCCCGCCGACACCCTTCAGACCCTGCTGCGGCACCTGCGCCGGCACGCCCACCAGGAGAGCCTTGACCGCGGCGAGGACACCCTGCACCTGGCCACCGGCCTGCTGCACTGGACCGACGCGGACGGCGCCGGGCACGCCAGCCCCCTGCTGCTCACCCCGGTCGAGCTGGTAGCCCTCGGCCCGGGCGAGGTGCCCCGGCTGCGCGCCGCCACCGGCGACCCGGTGCTCAACCCGGTCCTGGCGCGCCGGCTGGGCGAGCGCGGCGTGGTGCTCACCGACGACCTGGACGAGCTGCGCCGGCGGATCGCGGCCCACCAGGGCTGGCGGATCGCCGACGCGGTCGTGCTGGCCCGGTTCGACCTGGCCGCCGAGGCGATCCGGGCGGATCTCACCGAGCACGAGGACACGATCCTGGCGCACCCGGTGGTCCGGGCGCTCGCCGCCGAGGACGGCGATCTGCTGTTCACCCCGGGCGACGCCGGGCAGCTCGACGAGGACGAGCCGCCGCTGCTGCTGGACGCCGACGGCGACCAGCGCGCCTGCGTCGCCGCGGCGCTGGCCGGGCACAGTTTCGTGGTCGACGGCCCGCCCGGCACCGGCAAGTCGCAGACCGTCGCCAACATGATCGGGGCGCTCGCCCACGCCGGGAAGCGGGTCCTATTCGTCTCCGAGACCGCGTCCGCGCTCGACGTGGTGCAGCACCGGCTGGCCGCCGCCGGGCTCGGCAACTACCTGCTGGACCTGCACGGGCCGCGAGCCGGGCGCCGCCACGTCGCGGCGTCCCTGGCCGCCGCCCTGGAGGCGGTGCCGCTGCCGTCGCCCGGGATGGACGAGGTGGATCGGCACACGCTGCGGGAACGGCGGGCGGCGCTCACCGCGTACGCGGAAGCCGTCAATGAGCCGCGCGAACCGCTCGGATGCAGCGTGCACGAGATCATCGGCCGGTATGCGCGGCTTTCCGGCGTGCCGGAAAGCCCGGCGCCGGCGCTGCAACCGCTCGCCCTCACCGAGGCCACCCTGGACCGGATCCGGGCCGCGGCCGGCCGCCTGAGCCGGGCGTGGCGGCCGGCCACCGAGCGCAGCGGCTTCCGGTGGCGCGAGGTGATGGAGAAGGCGCCGCTCGGCGCGGCGCTGGAGGAGGCGCAGCTCACGCTGGACGCGCTGACCGAGGCCACGGATGCCTACACGCCACTGGCGACCGCGTTCCACGTGCGGCTGCCGGCCGACGCCGCCGAGCTGGCCGACCTGGTCGAGCACGCGGCGAGGCGGCCCGCCGCGGTCGCCGACTCCTGGCTCACCGCGGCCAGCCTGCGCCCGGTCCGGGAGGCCGCGGAGAGCCTGGCCGCGCTGCTCGCCGAGGTGCGCGCGGCCGAGGACCAGGCGCGCGCCCGCACCGGCCTGAGCCCCGCCAAGCTCGCCGAGCAGACCGTCGCCGAGCTGCCCGCACAGCCCGAGCTGGACCCGCCCGCGGTCGACCTGGCGCCGCTCACCGCGGCCGCCGCCAAGGTCCTGGCCGGGCGGTTCGCCGCGGACGCCGACGAGCTGGAGCACCAGCAGCGCAACCTGGACCGGATCACCGCGCGGCTCGGGCTGCCGGAGGTGGTCAGCTTCTCCGACGTCGAGCTGGTCACCGTGATCGCCGAGCTGGGCAACCGGCCGGACAAGCCGGAGCCGGCCTGGTTCGGGCCGGGCGCGCAGGCGAACGTGCACGCGGCCGCGGCCGCGCTGCGCCGGCACGTGGAGGCCGTCGCGGCGGCCCGGGCGCAGGCGCGGGAGTACTTCACCGAGGCGGTGCTGCACGAGCCGGTCGAGGATCTGGCCGAGCGGTTCGCCACCGTGCACCGGGGGATGCGCAGGTTCCTGTCCGGGCACCGCTGGGACAGGGAGACCGTCGCGGCACTCGCCGAGCCCGGGGTCAGCGTCGACGAGGCCGTCGCCCACCTGCCCCTGGCCGTCGCGTGGCGGCGCGCCAACGAGGGGCTGCTCGCCGCCGAGCGGCAGAACGCGCCGCTGCTGGGCCGATACTGGAAGCGGCTCGACACCGACTTCCTGGCGATCGGGCGGGCCCTGGAGACGGTCGGCGAGGTGCTGCGGGTGACGCCCCCCGAGGCCCTTCCCGGGATCAGCGAGTACGTCTGCAACCGGGGCGGCGACACCGAGCTGCTGCGGGCGGTGACCGAGGCGCGGGACGTGTTCCGGCACTGGCGGTCCACGCTCCAGGCGGCGCCCGAGGCGGCGGCCCGGCCCGAACTCGGGCACGGGACGCTGGCGGCGGCGATCGGATGGCTGCGGGCGCAGGTCGGGCCGCTGGGTGCGGTGGCCGAGGCGGTCGGGCAGCTCAGTGAGGTGGCCGGACGGGAGCTCGACATGGCGGCGGCGGCGGAGATCGCCGCCGTCCGGGAGCGGGTGGTCGCCGCGGCGCGGGCGCTGGCGGAGGCGGAACCCGGGTTCCAGGCCGTCCTCGGCTCCTCTCGCGACCTGCGCGGCATGGATCAGGCGCTGGACTGGGCGGCGCGGGCCCGGACGCTGCGCAGCGGCACCGACGCCGCGCTGACCGCGGAGCAGGCGGCGGCACTGCATGTCGAGAAGAACGCGGACATGAGGACGCTGATCGCGATGTGGCAGGAGGCCCGGCAGCGGATCATCGACGCCTTCGGCCCGGCCCGCCAGGTCCGCCTCGCCACCACCCTCGACCGCTTCGAGACCGCCCGTGACCTGCTGCGCGACCTCCGCGAGGACGAGACCGGCCAGCGCGAGTGGTTCGACTACCTGGCCGCCCGCGAGGTGCTCGCCGAGCACGGCCTGGACACCGTCGTCGACTACTGCGCCGACCACGGCCTCGACGTCGGCAAGCTGATCCCGGTGATCGAGCGGACCGTCTACAAGGCGTGGGCCGACGCGGTCGTCGCGGCCGACGAACGCCTGGAGCCGCTCGCCGCGCTGGAACGCAACGAGCTGGTCGAGGAGTTCCGCCGGCTCGACGCCGAGCTGGTGCAGGACGCGGCCGGCACGATCATCGAGGCGGTCAACGCGCGGCGTCCGGAGGTCACCGCCGACGGGGCGCCGGCGCTGATCCGGGCCGAGGGACTCAAGCAGGACGGGCATCTGCCGGTGCGGGAGCTGCTCGGGCGTACCTGGGAGACCGCTGCCGCCTTGAAGCCCTGCTTCGTGATGCCGCCCGCCGCGGTGAGCCGCTACCTCCCCGCCGACCAGCGCTTCGACGTGGTGATCATCGACGAGGCGTCCCGGGTCACCCCGGCCGCCGCGGTGGCCTGCGCGTACCGCGGCCGGTCGCTGATCGTGATCGGCGACGACTGCCAGTTGCCCCCGGCCGGTGGCCGCCCGTCCGTGCTGGTCGTCGCGAACGACTGCGCCGCCTTCACCCGGCTCGGCCTGACCGGCCACTACCGCAGCCGGCACGAGTCGCTGATCAGCTTCGCCAACCACACGTTCTACCAGGACCGGCTGGTCACCTTCCCGAGCGCGCACCCGGCCGGGCCGGACCTCGGGCTGGAGCTGCTGCCGGCGGTCGACGCGCCGGTCGAGGCCGCGCTGGTCGCCGAGCGGGTCGCGCACCACTTCACCACCCGGCCGACGCTGTCGCTCGGCGTGGTCACGCTGACCGCCGGGCAGGCCGACGCGGTCGCCGACGCGGTGGAGACCGTGCTCGGCGCGCGGCCCGACCTGGAACGCTTCCTCGCCGACGATCCACTGACCGGGTTCTTCGTGAAGCCGGCGGACGCGGCGCAGGGCGACGAGCGGGACGTGATCATCCTGTCCACCGGGCCGGACCTGGCCGCGGCGGGCGGGCCGACCGGGGGACGGCGGCTGGACGTGGCGATCACCCGGGCGCGGCAGCGGGTCGAGGTGGTGACCGCGATTCCGGAGTCGCGCCGGGAGGATGCGGCTGACGAGGGGGAGCGGCGGCTGGCGGCGTACCTGAATCATCTCGATCCTCATGCCGAAAAGCCGGACCTCTCGCCTCTGGCGGAGGCGGTGGCCGCCACCGTCGAAGGCTGGGGTTTCGAGGTCACCCGGCAGGTGGGCGCGGGTCGATACCGCGTCGAGATCGGGGTGCGGCACACCTCTTTGGACGCTTACGCCCTGGGCATCCAGTGCGACGGGCCGGCCTACGCCGAGATACCGGTCGCGAGCGACCGCGACCGGCTCCGCGAGCAGGTCCTGCACACCCTCGGCTGGCACCTGCACCGTGTCTGGTCGGTCGCCTGGCACCACGACCGCCCGGAGGAGGAGGCCCGGCTGCGCGCCGCCATCGAGAACGCCCTGGCCGTCCCGGACGTCTTCGCCGAGCCGGAGCTGGAGCTGGTCACCCGGCCCGCCCAGCGCCCCGAGTGGGCCCTGCCCTACCAGCGGGCCGAGCTGGAGCCGCTGCCGCCGTCCGCCCGGGTCAACGACCGGCTCGCCGGCGACCTGCTGATCCGGACCGTGGAGCGGATCGCCGAGGTGGAGGGCCCGGTGCACCTCGCCGTGCTGATCCGCCGGATCCGCGACGCGTGGGGGATCAGCCGGGTCACCCAGCCGATCCGGCAGGCCATCGAGGCCGCGCTGCGCGAGTCCCGGGCGATCTTCGACGGCACCTTCGTCACCGCCGCCGACGCGCCGATCCCGGCGGTCCGGGTGCCCGGCGACGGCGTCACCCGCAAGCCGGAGCAGGTCGCCGAGTCCGAACTCCAGCTGGCCCTGGAATACCTGGTCCTGGACGCCGGCCTGGTGGAGAGCGAGGACCTGCTCGCGGCCGCGGCCCGGTTGTTCGGCTGGACCGCGAACAAGGCCGGCGCCGCCCGGCTGGCCGCCATGCTCGACGACCTGGTCGCCGGCGAGCGCCTGATCGCCCACCGCAACGGCCTGATCGCCGCACCGGAGAACGATCTGCTCGACCTGCCGGACCCGGCGTCCCTGCCGCATCGCGGCGACACGGCCGAAAAAAATCTTTTGCGTACGCCCGAAGCCGCCCGGCAATCCGCCGACTGA
- a CDS encoding methyltransferase domain-containing protein: MEQTYDVLVIGGGAAGLSGAVTLARSRRTVLVIDSGEPRNAPAGHVHNLLGREGVAPAELYRAGRAEVAGYGGEFLDGTAERAERDGDGFLVTLAGGERVRGRRLLVTTGLADELPEIPGLAARWGRDVAHCPYCHGYELRDKRIGVLVSSPLSLHGAQLWRQLSDDVLYLLNGGPAPSPEQAEQLAARRIPVVAEAIEAVEVAGDRITGVRLAGGRVIELEAIAVAPRFVARSAFLASLGLEPAPMEMNGHVMGMRIPAEESGATTVPGVWVAGNVTNLGATVAVAAAAGQTAGAMINMDLIAAETRAAVDDYRRQQETMHEAETWEERYRAKPTIWSGKPNAQLVAEAAGLPAGRALDVGCGEGADAAWLAERGWQVTGVDISSVALLRAAGHAAAAGLADRITFTQADLRKEPPAERSYDLVSAHFMHLPGDVRRELYARLAAAVAPGGTLLIVGHHPDDLATAARRMHFPDMMFSAEQVAADLDPDEWEIVTTAKRPRRAATPDGSEIILHDAVLVARRKR; the protein is encoded by the coding sequence GTGGAGCAGACGTACGACGTACTGGTGATCGGTGGCGGCGCGGCCGGCCTGAGCGGCGCGGTCACCCTGGCCCGGTCCCGCCGCACGGTCCTGGTGATCGACAGCGGCGAGCCGCGCAACGCCCCGGCCGGCCATGTGCACAACCTGCTCGGCCGGGAGGGCGTCGCGCCCGCCGAGCTGTACCGGGCCGGCCGGGCCGAGGTCGCCGGGTACGGCGGCGAGTTCCTGGACGGCACCGCCGAGCGGGCCGAGCGCGACGGCGACGGGTTCCTGGTCACCCTGGCCGGCGGCGAGCGGGTGCGCGGGCGCCGGCTGCTGGTCACCACCGGGCTGGCCGACGAGCTGCCGGAGATCCCGGGATTGGCCGCGCGGTGGGGGCGGGACGTGGCGCACTGCCCGTACTGCCACGGCTACGAGCTGCGGGACAAGCGGATCGGCGTGCTGGTCAGCAGCCCGCTCAGCCTGCACGGGGCGCAGCTCTGGCGGCAGCTCAGCGACGACGTGCTCTACCTGCTCAACGGCGGCCCGGCGCCGTCGCCGGAGCAGGCCGAGCAGCTCGCCGCGCGCCGGATCCCGGTGGTCGCCGAGGCGATCGAGGCGGTCGAGGTCGCCGGCGACCGGATCACCGGGGTACGCCTGGCCGGCGGCCGGGTGATCGAGCTGGAGGCGATCGCGGTGGCCCCGCGCTTCGTGGCCCGCTCGGCGTTCCTCGCCTCGCTCGGCCTGGAGCCCGCCCCGATGGAGATGAACGGGCACGTGATGGGCATGCGGATCCCGGCCGAGGAGTCCGGGGCCACCACGGTGCCCGGCGTCTGGGTGGCCGGCAACGTCACCAACCTGGGCGCCACCGTGGCGGTGGCCGCGGCGGCCGGGCAGACCGCCGGCGCGATGATCAACATGGACCTGATCGCCGCGGAGACCCGGGCCGCCGTCGACGACTACCGCCGGCAGCAGGAGACCATGCACGAGGCCGAGACCTGGGAGGAGCGGTACAGGGCGAAGCCGACGATCTGGAGCGGCAAGCCGAACGCCCAGCTGGTCGCCGAGGCCGCCGGGCTGCCCGCCGGCCGGGCCCTGGACGTCGGCTGCGGCGAGGGCGCCGACGCGGCCTGGCTGGCCGAGCGCGGCTGGCAGGTGACCGGCGTGGACATCTCCTCGGTCGCGCTGCTGCGGGCCGCCGGGCACGCCGCCGCGGCCGGGCTCGCCGACCGGATCACGTTCACCCAGGCCGACCTGCGCAAGGAGCCACCCGCGGAACGCTCCTACGACCTGGTCTCGGCACACTTCATGCATCTGCCCGGCGACGTCCGGCGGGAGCTGTACGCCAGGCTGGCGGCCGCCGTCGCGCCCGGCGGCACCCTGCTGATCGTCGGCCACCACCCGGACGACCTGGCCACCGCGGCCCGCCGGATGCACTTCCCGGACATGATGTTCAGCGCCGAGCAGGTCGCCGCCGACCTGGACCCGGACGAGTGGGAGATCGTCACCACCGCGAAGCGCCCGCGCCGCGCCGCTACCCCGGACGGGTCGGAGATAATCCTGCACGACGCGGTCCTGGTGGCCAGGCGCAAGCGCTGA
- a CDS encoding helix-turn-helix domain-containing protein, which translates to MAKDLAAVGPQLRALRQKRDITLTQLAQTTGISVSTLSRLESGSRKPTLELLLPLAEAYQVTLDELVDAPETGDPRVRQRPIERNGHTYVPLTRRPGGVQAFKQIIPPTPPDCGPDQQTHEGYEWIYVLSGRIRLLLGEHDLELAPGEAAEFDTRVPHLILNPGAEPAEVLNLFGPQGERVHVRARPKV; encoded by the coding sequence ATGGCAAAGGACCTGGCCGCCGTCGGCCCGCAGCTGCGCGCCCTGCGGCAGAAACGGGACATCACGCTGACCCAGCTCGCGCAGACCACCGGCATCTCGGTGAGCACGCTGTCCCGGCTCGAGTCCGGCAGCCGCAAACCGACCCTGGAACTGCTGCTGCCGCTCGCCGAGGCGTACCAGGTGACCCTGGACGAGCTGGTGGACGCGCCGGAGACCGGTGATCCGCGGGTCCGGCAGCGGCCGATCGAGCGCAACGGGCACACCTACGTCCCGCTGACCCGGCGGCCGGGCGGTGTGCAGGCCTTCAAGCAGATCATCCCGCCCACCCCGCCGGACTGCGGACCGGACCAGCAGACCCACGAGGGCTACGAGTGGATCTACGTGCTGAGCGGCCGGATCCGGCTGCTGCTCGGCGAGCACGACCTGGAGCTGGCACCGGGCGAGGCCGCCGAGTTCGACACCCGGGTCCCGCACCTGATCCTCAATCCGGGCGCCGAGCCGGCCGAGGTGCTCAACCTGTTCGGCCCCCAGGGCGAACGGGTGCACGTCCGCGCCCGCCCGAAGGTCTAA
- a CDS encoding enoyl-CoA hydratase/isomerase family protein: MDLSVSLQDGVALLEMRRPPANHFDEALIGQIVGAAGELDDDPACRVLLLASEGKHFCAGADFGGGEFAADHVAAAERLYRRAAQLFDLRTPIVAAVQGTAVGGGLGLACAADFRVAEAATRFQANFGKLGFHAGFGLSVTLPELIGRQKATDMMLTARRVGGDEAHRIGLADRLAEPGRVRETARALALEIAAAAPLAVRSMRATLRGDLAGRVRQALDHELAEQKVHWATADSAEGIAASLARRPPTFTGN, from the coding sequence GTGGATCTTTCTGTCAGCCTCCAGGACGGTGTCGCGCTGCTCGAGATGCGGCGGCCTCCGGCCAACCACTTCGACGAGGCGCTGATCGGGCAGATCGTCGGTGCGGCCGGTGAGCTGGACGACGATCCGGCCTGCCGGGTGCTGCTGCTCGCCTCGGAGGGCAAGCACTTCTGCGCCGGGGCGGACTTCGGTGGTGGCGAGTTCGCCGCCGACCACGTGGCCGCGGCCGAGCGCCTCTATCGGCGCGCCGCCCAGCTGTTCGACCTGCGGACGCCGATCGTCGCCGCAGTGCAGGGCACGGCCGTCGGCGGCGGCCTCGGCCTGGCCTGCGCCGCCGACTTCCGGGTCGCCGAGGCGGCCACCCGGTTCCAGGCGAATTTCGGCAAGCTCGGCTTCCACGCCGGCTTCGGGCTCAGCGTGACGCTGCCCGAGCTGATCGGCCGGCAGAAGGCGACCGACATGATGCTGACCGCGCGCCGGGTCGGCGGCGACGAGGCGCACCGGATCGGGCTGGCCGACCGGCTCGCCGAGCCGGGCCGGGTCCGGGAGACCGCCCGCGCCCTGGCCCTGGAGATCGCCGCGGCGGCGCCGCTCGCGGTCCGGTCGATGCGCGCCACGCTCCGCGGCGACCTGGCCGGCCGGGTGCGGCAGGCGCTCGACCACGAGCTGGCCGAGCAGAAGGTGCACTGGGCGACGGCGGACAGCGCGGAGGGGATCGCGGCGAGCCTGGCCCGCCGACCCCCGACCTTCACCGGCAACTAG